Proteins from a genomic interval of Corvus moneduloides isolate bCorMon1 chromosome 6, bCorMon1.pri, whole genome shotgun sequence:
- the LMO2 gene encoding rhombotin-2 isoform X1, which yields MLLFVLPNPQECRGNPVNVIAGRRGSAAGDKAPRADSLCGGGGGRAHHRHATKEPALPMSSAIERKSLDPSEEPVDEVLQIPPSLLTCGGCQQNIGDRYFLKAIDQYWHEDCLSCDLCGCRLGEVGRRLYYKLGRKLCRRDYLRLFGQDGLCASCEKRIRAYEMTMRVKDKVYHLECFKCAACQKHFCVGDRYLLINSDIVCEQDIYEWTKINGMI from the exons ATGCTGCTGTTTGTATTGCCGAATCCCCAGGAGTGCA gaggaaatCCTGTGAATGTCATcgcggggcggcggggcagcGCGGCTGGCGACAAGGCTCCGCGAGCAGACAGCCTctgcgggggcggcgggggcagAGCCCACCACCGGCACGCCACAAAGGAACCGGCCCTGCCAATGTCATCGGCCATCGAGAGGAAAAGCCTCGATCCTTCCGA GGAGCCGGTGGATGAGGTGCTGCAGATCCCCCCGTCGCTGCTGACATGCGGGGGGTGCCAGCAGAACATCGGGGACCGCTATTTCCTGAAGGCCATCGACCAGTACTGGCACGAGGACTGCCTCAGCTGCGACCTGTGCGGCTGCCGGCTCGGCGAGGTGGGCAGGCGCCTCTACTACAAACTGGGCAGGAAGCTCTGCAGGAGGGACTATCTCAG GCTCTTTGGCCAGGACGGGCTGTGCGCCTCCTGTGAGAAGCGGATCCGGGCCTACGAGATGACCATGCGGGTGAAGGACAAGGTGTATCACCTTGAGTGCTTCAAGTGCGCCGCCTGCCAGAAGCACTTCTGTGTGGGGGACAGGTACCTCCTCATCAACTCGGACATAGTGTGCGAGCAGGACATCTACGAGTGGACTAAGATCAACGGCATGATCTAG
- the LMO2 gene encoding rhombotin-2 isoform X2 has translation MGGGNPVNVIAGRRGSAAGDKAPRADSLCGGGGGRAHHRHATKEPALPMSSAIERKSLDPSEEPVDEVLQIPPSLLTCGGCQQNIGDRYFLKAIDQYWHEDCLSCDLCGCRLGEVGRRLYYKLGRKLCRRDYLRLFGQDGLCASCEKRIRAYEMTMRVKDKVYHLECFKCAACQKHFCVGDRYLLINSDIVCEQDIYEWTKINGMI, from the exons ATGGGAG gaggaaatCCTGTGAATGTCATcgcggggcggcggggcagcGCGGCTGGCGACAAGGCTCCGCGAGCAGACAGCCTctgcgggggcggcgggggcagAGCCCACCACCGGCACGCCACAAAGGAACCGGCCCTGCCAATGTCATCGGCCATCGAGAGGAAAAGCCTCGATCCTTCCGA GGAGCCGGTGGATGAGGTGCTGCAGATCCCCCCGTCGCTGCTGACATGCGGGGGGTGCCAGCAGAACATCGGGGACCGCTATTTCCTGAAGGCCATCGACCAGTACTGGCACGAGGACTGCCTCAGCTGCGACCTGTGCGGCTGCCGGCTCGGCGAGGTGGGCAGGCGCCTCTACTACAAACTGGGCAGGAAGCTCTGCAGGAGGGACTATCTCAG GCTCTTTGGCCAGGACGGGCTGTGCGCCTCCTGTGAGAAGCGGATCCGGGCCTACGAGATGACCATGCGGGTGAAGGACAAGGTGTATCACCTTGAGTGCTTCAAGTGCGCCGCCTGCCAGAAGCACTTCTGTGTGGGGGACAGGTACCTCCTCATCAACTCGGACATAGTGTGCGAGCAGGACATCTACGAGTGGACTAAGATCAACGGCATGATCTAG